In Lentibacillus amyloliquefaciens, one DNA window encodes the following:
- the ytfJ gene encoding GerW family sporulation protein, protein MDEHPIEGLMTTAMENLKDMTEANTIIGDAIESPMDGSVILPVSKLGFGFAAGGSEFNGSSSGESSSGASKPFGGGSGGGVSVTPVAFLIVSPKGIKMIHLDENTHIYEKLLDFAPKAAEKIQQLLKESGLPEMMKQQSSQQSDSKSNDKENQESKQARSRQDKKQQRKSQQSFNDEFDQNYDV, encoded by the coding sequence ATGGATGAACATCCGATAGAGGGTCTGATGACGACGGCAATGGAGAATTTAAAAGATATGACGGAGGCTAATACAATTATTGGAGATGCAATTGAATCACCGATGGATGGCAGTGTCATTTTACCAGTATCAAAGCTGGGATTCGGATTTGCTGCAGGTGGCAGCGAATTCAACGGAAGCTCATCAGGTGAATCGTCCTCCGGTGCATCCAAGCCTTTTGGCGGAGGCAGCGGGGGTGGTGTTTCTGTGACACCGGTTGCTTTTTTAATTGTCAGTCCAAAAGGAATTAAAATGATTCACCTAGATGAAAATACGCATATATATGAAAAATTACTCGATTTTGCACCGAAAGCAGCCGAAAAAATTCAGCAATTATTAAAAGAATCAGGGCTTCCTGAAATGATGAAGCAACAGTCCAGTCAACAAAGCGATAGTAAAAGTAACGATAAAGAGAATCAGGAGTCAAAACAAGCCCGCAGCAGGCAGGACAAAAAACAACAGCGTAAGTCACAGCAGTCATTTAATGATGAATTTGATCAAAATTACGATGTTTAG
- a CDS encoding DUF2953 domain-containing protein, translating to MVLGLFCVFLIILIAAVLLSRIKIDCSVLFDQNQQTLDLAVYYFRIRIFKRTVDLSEETNNQDQSLDETLTLLHKMSENFIQRLKSYHDMTTIILERLRFERFSWVTEVGAGKAPITGVLTGGIWSVKGMITGLLSSKSHFDHKPLLEVIPLFNQKQIDSKVDCMITIRTGQAIYALLKFIRKDPKNQEAII from the coding sequence ATGGTTCTTGGGTTATTTTGTGTTTTTTTGATTATACTCATAGCTGCCGTTTTATTGTCCCGAATAAAGATTGATTGTTCGGTACTGTTTGATCAGAACCAGCAAACGCTCGATCTTGCTGTTTATTATTTTCGTATTCGGATTTTTAAACGAACTGTTGATTTATCGGAAGAAACGAATAATCAAGATCAATCTCTGGACGAGACCTTAACATTATTACACAAGATGAGCGAAAATTTTATTCAAAGACTAAAAAGTTATCATGACATGACCACAATCATTCTAGAGAGGCTTCGATTTGAACGTTTTTCATGGGTTACGGAAGTTGGTGCCGGAAAAGCACCTATTACCGGGGTTTTGACAGGTGGAATCTGGTCTGTAAAAGGCATGATAACAGGTCTTTTATCGTCTAAAAGCCATTTTGACCACAAGCCGCTTCTTGAGGTAATTCCGCTTTTTAATCAAAAACAAATCGATTCGAAAGTGGACTGTATGATAACAATCAGGACAGGGCAAGCTATCTATGCATTACTGAAATTCATACGGAAAGATCCTAAGAACCAGGAAGCAATCATCTAA
- a CDS encoding NAD kinase produces the protein MPDRNNIFFYYKPDKKLDEKLQPLFELARQNAFNIVKDPDDANVIVSVGGDGAFLQAVRQTGFRQDCLYTGITRSNESGLYCDFNMDNFEEMLHTMQHEAMEVRRFPVIDVTVNGGRSTFHCLNEISIRTNIIKSIVIDVHIDDLHFETFRGDGLVVATPTGSTGYNKSVQGAIIDPKIPCFQVSEIASLNNNRYRTLGSSFVLNKDRQLTLNVVQDGNDYPIIGLDNEAYSIRTIQDLTVHLSDKVIKTVKLKDNSYWDRVKRTFL, from the coding sequence ATGCCTGATCGTAATAACATATTTTTTTACTATAAACCTGATAAAAAACTTGATGAAAAATTGCAGCCACTATTTGAATTGGCCCGCCAAAACGCGTTCAACATTGTAAAAGATCCCGATGACGCTAACGTGATTGTCAGTGTTGGAGGAGATGGCGCATTTCTTCAAGCTGTTCGACAGACCGGCTTTCGTCAGGACTGTTTATACACCGGCATAACCCGGTCAAATGAATCAGGCCTGTATTGTGATTTCAATATGGACAATTTCGAGGAGATGCTACACACCATGCAGCACGAGGCGATGGAAGTACGCCGTTTCCCGGTCATTGATGTTACAGTCAACGGCGGTCGGTCAACCTTTCATTGCCTGAATGAAATCAGCATCCGCACGAATATCATTAAATCTATTGTTATTGATGTGCATATTGATGACTTACATTTTGAAACGTTTCGCGGAGATGGACTGGTCGTCGCAACACCAACCGGCAGCACGGGGTACAATAAATCGGTCCAAGGTGCGATTATCGATCCTAAGATCCCTTGTTTCCAGGTGTCTGAAATTGCATCACTCAATAATAATCGCTATCGTACATTAGGATCATCATTTGTATTAAACAAAGACCGGCAGCTGACGTTGAATGTTGTGCAGGATGGTAATGATTATCCGATTATCGGGTTGGATAATGAAGCCTATTCAATCCGCACGATTCAGGATCTGACAGTTCATTTAAGTGATAAAGTCATTAAAACGGTTAAACTTAAAGACAACTCTTATTGGGACCGGGTCAAACGGACATTTTTATAA